The Nitrosomonas cryotolerans ATCC 49181 genome includes a window with the following:
- the lgt gene encoding prolipoprotein diacylglyceryl transferase gives MFVHPQIDPVALSLGPLSIHWYGLMYLLGFALFIVLGRYRIKRGPQTAFTYDMLDDALFYGVLGVILGGRLGHIIFYQLGYYLQHPLQIFAIWEGGMSFHGGMIGVFVAMALFARKYRLQWLVVTDFIAPLVPLGLGAGRIGNFINAELWGRPTDVSWGMVFPYVDALPRHPSQLYQFALEGLAFFILLWLYSAKPRPVGAVSGMFLIGYGLFRTIAEFYREPENGFMGVLTWGMSMGQWLSLPMVLVGAGMLVWANGKISNQRINKTAGKKRKT, from the coding sequence ATGTTCGTTCATCCTCAGATTGATCCTGTCGCGCTTTCGCTGGGTCCGTTATCTATCCATTGGTACGGGCTTATGTATTTGTTAGGATTTGCGCTGTTCATTGTATTAGGGCGATATCGCATTAAACGCGGCCCACAAACCGCTTTCACTTATGACATGCTGGATGATGCATTATTTTATGGTGTATTAGGTGTCATATTAGGCGGCCGTCTGGGGCATATCATATTTTATCAATTGGGTTATTATTTACAGCACCCATTACAAATTTTTGCTATCTGGGAAGGCGGGATGTCTTTTCATGGCGGTATGATTGGCGTTTTTGTTGCCATGGCTTTATTTGCTCGTAAATATCGATTGCAATGGCTTGTTGTGACAGATTTTATTGCACCATTAGTTCCTTTGGGATTAGGTGCTGGTCGTATTGGAAATTTTATTAATGCTGAGTTATGGGGACGTCCGACAGATGTCTCTTGGGGGATGGTTTTTCCTTATGTGGATGCATTACCACGCCATCCTTCCCAACTTTATCAATTTGCACTTGAGGGATTGGCTTTTTTTATACTACTGTGGCTTTACTCTGCTAAACCACGGCCTGTTGGTGCTGTATCCGGTATGTTTCTGATAGGTTATGGTCTATTTCGTACAATTGCAGAATTTTACCGTGAACCGGAGAATGGTTTTATGGGTGTGTTGACATGGGGAATGAGTATGGGGCAATGGTTATCTCTGCCTATGGTTCTGGTAGGCGCAGGGATGCTGGTTTGGGCTAATGGAAAAATAAGTAATCAGAGGATTAATAAAACAGCAGGGAAGAAACGAAAAACATAG